GGGAATGCAATCAAAGTTAAGTACGCGTTCCGCTTCTCAGGGTGCGGGGTCGAGCTGATGTGCGGCATTCTCGGTTGGGTCACCACGCGATCAACGGACGGGCGGGCACGCTTCGTCAGGGCGCTTGACACCCTGCGGCACCGCGGCCCGGACGACGGCGACATCTTTGCCGCGGACGGCATCCTGCTCGGGCATCGCCGGCTCTCCATCATCGATCTGAGCAGCGCGGGGCGCCAGCCCATGAAAGATCCCGCTCTCGGCAACGTGATCACCTTCAACGGCGAGATCTACAACTACCTCGAGTTGCGTGCCGAGCTGGAGACGCTCGGGCACGTGTTCCGGACTGCCACCGACACCGAGGTACTCCTCCATGCTTTCCGTGCATGGGGCGCTCAGGCGCTCAACCGGCTGAACGGCATGTGGGCGTTCGCGATCTGGCAGCCGGCGACCCGCACCCTGTTCATGGCGCGGGACCGTTTCGGCGTGAAGCCTTTCTATTACGCCATCACCGCTGAGGGGCTGGCCTTCGCGTCCGAACCGAAGGCGCTTCTGCAGCTGTCGCCAGAGCTGCGGCGAGCCGATGATGCGACCGTCTTCCGGTTTCTGTCGGCAGGCGAACTGCACGCCGGTGAAGACACCTTCTATGAAGCGGTGAAAGCGTTGCCCGCGGGCTGTTACGCCGAGTTCGGTCCGGATGCAGGAGCACCGAAGATCAGCCGCTACTGGGATTACCCTGCACCGGCGTCCGTCGCGCAGGACCCGGATGAGGCCGCCCGCGAGTTTGCGTGCCTGCTGGATGATGCGGTCCGGCTGCGCACCCGCAGCGATGTCAAGGTGGGACTGACGCTGTCGGGCGGGCTCGATTCGACCGCCATCCTTGCATCGGCACAGCGTCTGTCTCCGCAAGGCCTGCAGTGCTTCACTTCGGTCTATGGCGGAAACGAGAGAGGCGAGGCCCGATGGGCCGCTGCCGCGGCCCGTCCCTACGGAAGCGTACCGCTTGAGGTCGAAGCGCCGAAGCAGTCCTGGCTGGACACGCTGCTGGATATCGCGTGGCACATGGATAGTCCGGGCTATTCTCCGGCGGTCTATCCGTTGTGGCACCTGATGAAAACCGCGCGCCAGCAGGGCGTGTACGTGCTACTCGAGGGGCAGGGGGCGGATGAGGCGCTGGGCGGCTACCCGCAGTACGCGGCGCTTTCTGTGCTGCAGCAACTGCGCGGCATGCGTGGGTTCGCCGACTTTGGAGCGCTGGTTCGTACCCTCAGGACGTCCGCGCAGACCTTTTCGGCGCCCGTGCTGTTCAGGTGGCTGCTGCGCGAGCTCTTCCCGGTGCTGATCTCGGCAAACCGCGGGCTCGTCGGCGCGGCGTCAGTGCTCGATCCGGCCTTCCGCGCATCCATGCAGGGCCGCGCCGCTGCAGCGCATCCGGCGGGCAGCCGGATGGCGGGCCATGATCTGCTGACTGCACGGTTGCTCCAGGACCATTCGAGAAATATCCTTCCGGCGCTGCTGCAGTATGGTGACGCGGTCAGCATGGCGCATGGCGTCGAATCCCGTCTGCCTTTCATGGATTACCGCTTGGTCGAGTGGCTGTTTGCCCGCGACGCGACGTTCAAGATCGCGGATGGCCGCACCAAGTGGCTGCTCAGACGCTATCTGATGCAGGCGGGGCAGCAGGACATCGCCGCCCGCAGGGACAAGCAGGGCTATCCCACGCCGGTGGAGCGGTGGATGGCGGAAGACAACGGGCGCTTCGTGCGCGATCTGCTGCTGGTGCCTGACGCCTGCATACGCCGATACTGCGACAGCGCGGCACTTGCACGCCTGATCGACCGGCACACCTCGGGCCGCAAGGGCAGTGGCAATCATGTGTATCGACTGGTGAGTACCGAACTATGGATGCGCCGCTGCCTCTCCCAACCGTGAGTAGCCGCGCCCCGATCGCGCTCTTCGTCTACAACCGTCCGGAGCATACGCGCCGTACCGTCGAGGCGCTGGCCGCGAACGAGGGGGCCGCTGCGTCTCCGCTGTTCATCTTTTCCGATGCCCCGCGCACGCCTGCCGCCGCGCCGCTCGTGGATCAGGTGCGCGCGTATGTGCGCACGGTCACCGGATTTGCGCAGGTGACCGTGGTCGAGCGCAGCGCCAACATGGGCCTTGCCCGGTCCATCATCGAGGGCGTCAGCGATCTGACCGGACGCTTCGGCCGGGCCATCGTGCTGGAAGATGATCTGGCTACCGCGCCCGGTTTCTTGTCCTTCATGAATGACGCGCTCGATGCCTATGCCAATGACCCGCGGGTGCTGAGCGTGTGCGGCTACATGTATCCGGTGGTGTTCGATACGCCGGCCGACACGCTGTTTCTGCGCGCACCGCACAGCTGGGGTTGGGCTACCTGGAAAGACCGCTGGTCACTGTTCCGGCCGGATGGCGCTACGCTCCTGCAGGAACTCGAGGCGCGACGGCTGCTGCATGCGTTCGACTCCAATGGCCCACACGATTACACGCGCATGCTCAAGGATCAGGTTGCCGGCCGCAACGACTCATGGTTTGTCCGCTGGTATGCGGCTTCGTTGCTTGCCGATCGGGTGTCTCTTTATCCGGCTCGGTCTCTGGTCAGCAACATCGGCATTGACGGCACCGGAGTCCATTGTGCGGACTGGCGCTTTGATCCGTTCAAGGTCAGTTTGTGTGATAAGGCCGTGCGCGTCGTTGCCCAGGAGGCTGCCATCAACGAACGCCTCGAAGTCGCGCTTGCGCGCTACTACAGGAAGGTGGGCTTGCTCCGCTACGTGAACTTCGCATACCGGCTATTGGACCGAATGTTGCCCGTACCGGGCAGGTCTGAGGTCAGGCGATGAACTGTGGAGGCCGGTCGCAATGAAACGTG
The window above is part of the Methyloversatilis discipulorum genome. Proteins encoded here:
- a CDS encoding glycosyltransferase, with protein sequence MDAPLPLPTVSSRAPIALFVYNRPEHTRRTVEALAANEGAAASPLFIFSDAPRTPAAAPLVDQVRAYVRTVTGFAQVTVVERSANMGLARSIIEGVSDLTGRFGRAIVLEDDLATAPGFLSFMNDALDAYANDPRVLSVCGYMYPVVFDTPADTLFLRAPHSWGWATWKDRWSLFRPDGATLLQELEARRLLHAFDSNGPHDYTRMLKDQVAGRNDSWFVRWYAASLLADRVSLYPARSLVSNIGIDGTGVHCADWRFDPFKVSLCDKAVRVVAQEAAINERLEVALARYYRKVGLLRYVNFAYRLLDRMLPVPGRSEVRR
- the asnB gene encoding asparagine synthase (glutamine-hydrolyzing) translates to MCGILGWVTTRSTDGRARFVRALDTLRHRGPDDGDIFAADGILLGHRRLSIIDLSSAGRQPMKDPALGNVITFNGEIYNYLELRAELETLGHVFRTATDTEVLLHAFRAWGAQALNRLNGMWAFAIWQPATRTLFMARDRFGVKPFYYAITAEGLAFASEPKALLQLSPELRRADDATVFRFLSAGELHAGEDTFYEAVKALPAGCYAEFGPDAGAPKISRYWDYPAPASVAQDPDEAAREFACLLDDAVRLRTRSDVKVGLTLSGGLDSTAILASAQRLSPQGLQCFTSVYGGNERGEARWAAAAARPYGSVPLEVEAPKQSWLDTLLDIAWHMDSPGYSPAVYPLWHLMKTARQQGVYVLLEGQGADEALGGYPQYAALSVLQQLRGMRGFADFGALVRTLRTSAQTFSAPVLFRWLLRELFPVLISANRGLVGAASVLDPAFRASMQGRAAAAHPAGSRMAGHDLLTARLLQDHSRNILPALLQYGDAVSMAHGVESRLPFMDYRLVEWLFARDATFKIADGRTKWLLRRYLMQAGQQDIAARRDKQGYPTPVERWMAEDNGRFVRDLLLVPDACIRRYCDSAALARLIDRHTSGRKGSGNHVYRLVSTELWMRRCLSQP